In a single window of the Dreissena polymorpha isolate Duluth1 chromosome 3, UMN_Dpol_1.0, whole genome shotgun sequence genome:
- the LOC127874009 gene encoding neprilysin-like, with translation MPEVIGRLFVETAFKDDSKTDVLDLEDKIRETFMEMIDHLDWMSYTTKQFAKEKANYIDTQIGYQDLVYKNDELNDMQKHVTVDDSDPLKTLASFEKASVIRKLLQLRKDFDKSESAPSVGL, from the exons ATGCCGGAAGTGATTGGGCGGCTGTTTGTGGAAACCGCTTTCAAGGATGACTCCAAGACAGAT GTATTGGATCTTGAAGACAAGATACGCGAGACATTCATGGAAATGATTGACCACCTCGACTGGATGAGTTACACAACCAAACAGTTTGCTAAGGAAAAG GCCAATTACATAGACACACAAATCGGTTACCAAGATCTTGTCTACAAAAACGACGAACTGAACGATATGCAAAAACAT GTGACTGTAGACGACAGCGACCCTCTGAAGACTCTTGCCAGTTTCGAAAAGGCCTCGGTTATACGCAAACTTCTGCAGCTGAGGAAGGACTTTGACAAATCAGAATCGGCTCCTAGCGTCGGATTGTAG